Genomic window (Leisingera methylohalidivorans DSM 14336):
GTAGATCGCCGGCTGGTCCGCGTTGGCGCAATGCACCTCCCAGCCCAGCTCGCCCGCGAAGGAGACCCGTGCCAGGAAAGCCGGCTTGCCCGCCACAGCGGCCTGCTGGTGGGTCAGCCAGCCCAGCGACAGGTCAGCGTCCGACAGCGCAGCAAACAGCGCGCGCGACTTCGGGCCGGTGACAATCATGGTGCCATACTCGGTTGTATGATCGCTGAGGCTCAGGCCAGCAGGCAGCGCCTTGCGCAGAATCTCGAAGTCGTGCCACTGGGCCGAACCTGCGGTAATCATGGTGAAGTGATCTTCGCCATGCCGGATACAGGACATCTCGGTCAGGATGCGGCCGCGCTGGTCCGAGATATAGACCAGGTTCATCCGGCCCACTTTCGGCAACCCGCCGGCAACCAGCCCGCGCAGGAATTCGGCAGCGCCTTCGCCCTCCAGGTTGAAACGCGAGAAGCCAGGCAGGTCCAGCACGCCGACACTGTCGCGCACCGCTTCGCACTCTTCCTTGATGCGCTGCTGCCAAGGGCCGGAGCGGCCCCAGGTGTGGGTGGCTTCCTCGGAAGTGTCGTCACGCGATTTGGCAAACCAGTTGGCCCGCTCCCAGCCGTTGTAGGCGCCCATCACACCGCCCAGTTCCTTCACCTTGGCGTGCACGGGCGAAACCTTCTTGTCGCGTGCTGCCGGCCATTCGTGGTGCGGGAAGTGCATGGCGTATTCGTTGCCGTAGACTTCCATGCCTTTCTGGTTGCAGTAATCCTGGTCGGTGTAGTCGGTGTAGCGGCGCGGGTCGACCGCCCACATGTCCCACTCGGTCTGGCCATCGACGATCCATTCTGCCAGCACCTTGCCGGCGCCGCCGCCCTGAGCGATGCCAAAGGTGAAGACGCAGGCCTCGAAGGCGTTGTCGACACCCGGCATCGGGCCGATCAGCGGCAGGCCGTCGGGGGCATAGGGGATCGGGCCGTTTATGACGCTGGAGACGCCTGAGGTGGCCATAAGCGGCACCCGTTCCATCGCGTCGGTGACGATGTCTTCTATGCGGTCCAGATCATCCGACCACAGCTGGAACGAGAAGTCGTCCGGCATCTGGTCGTCTTCGGTCAACCAGTGGCCTTTGCAGTTCGGCTCATAGGGGCCGAGGTTATAGCCGTTCTTTTCCTGCCGCAGATAATAGGAAACATCCACATCGCGGATCAGCGGCAGCTTCTTGCCGTTTTCCTTGCTCCAGGCTTCCACCTCGGGGATCTGCTCGGTCAGCAGGTACTGGTGCGACATGACCATCATCGGCACGGTGCGGCCGCCGTATTCCTTGAACCATTCGCCGACACGCTGAGCATAATAGCCGGCGGCATTGACCACATAATCACATTCGATATCACCCTTGCCGGTGTGGACGATCCAGGTCTTGTCTTCCTTTTGGGTCACACCGGTGGCGGGGCAGAAGCGGATGATCCGCGCGCCCATGTCGCGGGCCCCCTTGGCCAGCGCCTGGGTCAGCTGCGCCGGATCGATGTCGCCGTCCGACGGATCCCACAGCACCCCTTCCAGATCGTGGGTTTCCAGGAAAGGATAGTGTTCCTTGGTCTGTTCCGGGGTCCAGATCTCCATCCCGATGCCCTGATAGCGGCCCATCGAACAGGCGCGCTCGAATTCCTGCATCCGTTCCTTGCTGTGCGCCAGACGGATCGAACCGGTCTGGTGGTAGTTCATCGGGTAATCGACTTCTTCACCAAGACGGGAATAGAGCTCGGTCGAATAGCGCTGCATGTTCATGATCGACCAGGAGGTCGAGAAGGTCGGCACATTGCCGGCCGCGTGCCAGGTGGAGCCGGCGGTCAGCTCGTTCTTTTCCAGCAGCACACAGTCGCTCCAGCCCTTCTTGGCCAGATGATAGAGGCTGGAAGTGCCGATGACGCCGCCGCCGATGATGACCACGCGGGCCTTGGTTGGAAAATCAGACATGGTCTCTCCCTTAGTCAATCCTGTTGCGGCACACCGTCCGCGAGTGTGTAGTAATCGCCCTTGGAGGCAGTGAAGATGTGCTTTTCGACACGCAGGCCGGAGTTCCCGTCGACCGCGCCCAAAGCAAAACTTGTGGTGTCCTCGCCGGTGCCTTTCCAGAACAGGAAGGAGCCGCAGCGCGGGCAGCTGCCGCGCTTGGCCTTGGCGGTGGCTTCAAACCAGTTCACCGGTCCGGTGATGGCGAGGTCTTCGTCATGCACATCGGCCGAGGCCCAGATGCCGCCGGATTGCTTGCGGCACTGGCTGCAATGGCACATCGATGCCGCCTGCGGCTGCGCCGCGGTTTCAAAGCGGATATCTCCGCACAGGCAGGATCCCCTGATCATCGTTCCCTCCTAATAAACCGGCGGCGCGATCACCCAGACGGCCACTGCAGGTTCGTCATAGGGATTCGACCACTGGTAGGGTTCGTGCTTGATCCGGAAGCTGTCGCCGGGGCCGACAGTGAAGCTGCGGCCGCCGATCAGCAGGTCCAGCTTGCCCGAGATCACATAGCCGACCTCCTGCGTCGGCCTGTGCGCCGGTTTCTGCATCTTTGAGTGCGGGCGGAAGGTGGAATGCACCATCTCGAAATCGTCGGTCAGGTCGGGCGACAGCAGCTCTTCGATCAGCCCTTCCTCGCCCGAGCCCATCGGACGGCGCGATCCAGCGCGGACAACGTAGCCATGCTCGTCCGCCGGGGCGCCGGTATGGGCAAACAGCATCGACATCGGCACGCCCAGGGCCTCGGCAATCTGGCGCAGGTCGGAGATCGAAGGCTCGGACATGTCGCGCTCAACCTGGCTCAGCCAGCCGACCGAGCGGTTCAGCATCGCCGCGATATCCGACAGCGTCAGCCCGCGCGCCTTGCGCAGGGCCCGGATATCGGCCCCCAATGTCGCCGCTGCCAAGGCTTGATCGTTCACCGGCTCTCTCCCCCTTCGTGAAAAAATCATCTCGTTTTTCACGATGCCGCATGTGGGTGAAATTTCCAAGCATTTTTTCACGCCGCATGTAACCGGCAAGGAAAAACCCAGCGCCATCAGGCGCCGGGCTGCTTCTTTCTGGTCAAATACACTCTGGGATAAGGCCGCAGGCCGAGGGGCAAAGCCCCTGAATGCGCGAATCAGATGCGGCGGAACACCTCATGCAGGATTGCGGCCAGGTGATCCGCATCTTCCGCTGTGAAAGCGTCCGGCTGGTCGCTGTCGATGTCGAACACCCCGATCAACTCCCCCTGCCCGTTCCGGACCGGCAGCACCAGTTCCGAACGGGTTGAGGAGGCACAGGCGATATGGCCGGGGAACGCCTCCACATCCGCCACCAGCTGCACCTCGCCGGTGCGCGCCGCCGCACCGCAGACACCACGGGAAAACGGGATCTGCAGGCAGCCGTGGCCGCCCTGATACGGGCCTATCTTCAGCAACTCCGGAGCAACAGCACGGTAAAATCCGGTCCAGTCGAACCGGTCGTCGGCATGATGCACTTCGCAGGTGACAGTGGCCATCAGCGCGACCTCATCCGTCTCGCCTTCGGTCAGCGACGCGATTGTCTTGGCCAGGGTTTCATAATCGGCCCGCATGTCCGGTTCTCCTTCAACGCATTGAGGGGGCTCAATGCCCCCTCTTGACCTGACGGTCAATTCACCCTCGGAGAATTTTACAAAGGTGAATGTCAGACCCGCTCAATTGCAATCGCCGTGCCCTCGCCGCCGCCGATGCAGATGGCGGCCACGCCGCGCTTGAGACCGCGTTTTTCCAATGCGTTCAGAAGGGTCACCATGATCCGCGCGCCGGAGGCCC
Coding sequences:
- a CDS encoding GcvT family protein, yielding MSDFPTKARVVIIGGGVIGTSSLYHLAKKGWSDCVLLEKNELTAGSTWHAAGNVPTFSTSWSIMNMQRYSTELYSRLGEEVDYPMNYHQTGSIRLAHSKERMQEFERACSMGRYQGIGMEIWTPEQTKEHYPFLETHDLEGVLWDPSDGDIDPAQLTQALAKGARDMGARIIRFCPATGVTQKEDKTWIVHTGKGDIECDYVVNAAGYYAQRVGEWFKEYGGRTVPMMVMSHQYLLTEQIPEVEAWSKENGKKLPLIRDVDVSYYLRQEKNGYNLGPYEPNCKGHWLTEDDQMPDDFSFQLWSDDLDRIEDIVTDAMERVPLMATSGVSSVINGPIPYAPDGLPLIGPMPGVDNAFEACVFTFGIAQGGGAGKVLAEWIVDGQTEWDMWAVDPRRYTDYTDQDYCNQKGMEVYGNEYAMHFPHHEWPAARDKKVSPVHAKVKELGGVMGAYNGWERANWFAKSRDDTSEEATHTWGRSGPWQQRIKEECEAVRDSVGVLDLPGFSRFNLEGEGAAEFLRGLVAGGLPKVGRMNLVYISDQRGRILTEMSCIRHGEDHFTMITAGSAQWHDFEILRKALPAGLSLSDHTTEYGTMIVTGPKSRALFAALSDADLSLGWLTHQQAAVAGKPAFLARVSFAGELGWEVHCANADQPAIYAAILEAGATPFGMYALNSLRIEKGYRTWKGDLSTDFTMLEGGLGRFVKLDKPQDFPGKSAILNEQQQGPKKTFATMIVEAGDADAPYMSCIWKDGEIVGETTSGDWGYRVNASIALGMVRSDLAVPGTELEVEIYGQKCRAVVQEDEPLWDPANERLRA
- a CDS encoding GFA family protein; this encodes MIRGSCLCGDIRFETAAQPQAASMCHCSQCRKQSGGIWASADVHDEDLAITGPVNWFEATAKAKRGSCPRCGSFLFWKGTGEDTTSFALGAVDGNSGLRVEKHIFTASKGDYYTLADGVPQQD
- a CDS encoding helix-turn-helix domain-containing protein, whose protein sequence is MNDQALAAATLGADIRALRKARGLTLSDIAAMLNRSVGWLSQVERDMSEPSISDLRQIAEALGVPMSMLFAHTGAPADEHGYVVRAGSRRPMGSGEEGLIEELLSPDLTDDFEMVHSTFRPHSKMQKPAHRPTQEVGYVISGKLDLLIGGRSFTVGPGDSFRIKHEPYQWSNPYDEPAVAVWVIAPPVY
- a CDS encoding GAF domain-containing protein, with the protein product MRADYETLAKTIASLTEGETDEVALMATVTCEVHHADDRFDWTGFYRAVAPELLKIGPYQGGHGCLQIPFSRGVCGAAARTGEVQLVADVEAFPGHIACASSTRSELVLPVRNGQGELIGVFDIDSDQPDAFTAEDADHLAAILHEVFRRI